One genomic segment of Amycolatopsis sp. WQ 127309 includes these proteins:
- a CDS encoding sensor histidine kinase produces MPEAGFGAPPRAYVRTLLRNGTPVETADPDADGADLAAVGAATLARASRYWVVVPLAYRIATFIKVFIGYTAANGRLGLGPVLSATVFAVVVNIAAVAWVLRAGGLRGRVTGRALALDLAIGVALNFAVAVSVPAAVQPFAVDVTWTWLVGAVAMWAGTSGIPTALWLFAAALPLRSALTLAGGLPLDDPLVLTRSVGCMIALAVAIVLGAGILILLGVGTRFALDIGLRRGREAERHRTRRIMHDSVLQTLEALAISAPGDDAQAVARLKELRSVAKAEAAELRRKITEPVQSGSSRGFAVELADVATEMARDGLRTQLVAADFADDDKLSQDRRTAMCEAVREALRNTVKHSGTKQVVLRVEERDGGIAVVARDQGQGFDVQDRPPGFGITQSIMARLAEVGGRGTVDSQPGRGTRVTLWVPS; encoded by the coding sequence ATGCCCGAGGCGGGCTTTGGCGCGCCGCCGCGCGCGTACGTCCGCACGCTGCTGCGCAACGGCACGCCCGTGGAGACGGCGGACCCGGACGCCGACGGGGCCGACCTCGCCGCGGTCGGCGCCGCGACACTCGCGCGGGCCTCGCGCTACTGGGTCGTCGTGCCGCTGGCCTACCGGATCGCGACGTTCATCAAGGTGTTCATCGGGTACACCGCCGCCAACGGCCGCCTCGGGCTGGGCCCGGTGCTCTCGGCCACGGTGTTCGCCGTCGTCGTCAACATCGCCGCCGTGGCCTGGGTGCTGCGGGCCGGCGGCCTGCGAGGCCGCGTCACCGGCCGCGCCCTCGCGCTGGACCTGGCGATCGGCGTGGCGCTCAACTTCGCCGTCGCGGTGAGCGTCCCGGCCGCGGTGCAGCCGTTCGCCGTCGACGTCACCTGGACCTGGCTGGTCGGCGCGGTCGCGATGTGGGCGGGCACCTCCGGCATCCCGACGGCGCTGTGGCTGTTCGCCGCGGCCCTCCCGCTCCGCTCGGCGCTCACCCTGGCCGGCGGCCTCCCGCTGGACGACCCGCTCGTGCTGACCCGGTCGGTCGGCTGCATGATCGCGCTCGCCGTCGCCATCGTGCTCGGCGCGGGCATCCTCATCCTGCTCGGCGTCGGCACCCGGTTCGCCCTCGACATCGGGCTGCGCCGCGGGCGCGAGGCCGAGCGCCACCGGACCCGGCGCATCATGCACGACAGCGTCCTGCAGACCCTCGAAGCGCTGGCGATCTCGGCCCCCGGGGACGACGCGCAGGCCGTCGCCCGGCTCAAGGAGCTGCGCTCGGTCGCCAAGGCCGAGGCGGCCGAGCTGCGCCGGAAGATCACCGAGCCCGTCCAGTCCGGTTCGTCGCGCGGCTTCGCCGTCGAGCTCGCCGACGTCGCGACCGAGATGGCCCGCGACGGCCTGCGCACCCAGCTGGTCGCCGCGGACTTCGCCGACGACGACAAGCTGTCGCAGGACCGCCGGACCGCGATGTGCGAGGCGGTCCGGGAAGCGTTGCGCAACACCGTGAAGCACTCCGGGACCAAGCAGGTCGTGCTGCGCGTGGAGGAACGCGACGGCGGGATCGCGGTGGTCGCGCGGGACCAGGGCCAGGGCTTCGACGTCCAGGACCGCCCGCCGGGCTTCGGCATCACCCAGTCCATCATGGCGCGGCTGGCCGAGGTCGGCGGCCGCGGCACGGTCGACTCCCAGCCGGGCCGCGGCACCCGCGTCACCCTGTGGGTGCCCAGCTAG
- a CDS encoding ABC transporter permease: MSVPLAAPPAVSADPGPLRQLRILAARVGAMCLVELQKLRRDQTELLTRAIQPALWLLIFGETFTRLKAIPTGSTPYLDYLAPGILAQSALFISIFYGIQIIWERDAGVLAKLLVTPTPRAALVAGKAFAAGVRALVQALMVLILAAILGVGLTVNPLKLLAMAVVLVLGSAFFCCLSIVIAGVVLSRERLMGIGQAITMPLFFGSNALYPVDLMPGWLKVLSHVNPLSYQVDALRGLLIGTPAHLGLDFAVLIAATVVAISVASALLGRLAR; encoded by the coding sequence GTGTCCGTGCCACTCGCCGCACCGCCCGCCGTCTCGGCTGACCCCGGCCCGCTGCGGCAGCTGCGCATCCTGGCCGCGCGTGTCGGCGCGATGTGCCTGGTGGAGCTGCAGAAGCTGCGCCGCGACCAGACCGAGCTGCTCACCCGCGCGATCCAGCCCGCGCTGTGGCTGCTGATCTTCGGCGAAACGTTCACCCGGCTCAAGGCCATCCCGACCGGCTCGACGCCCTACCTCGACTACCTGGCGCCCGGCATCCTCGCGCAGTCGGCGTTGTTCATCTCGATCTTCTACGGCATCCAGATCATCTGGGAACGCGACGCGGGCGTGCTCGCCAAGCTCCTGGTGACGCCGACCCCGCGCGCGGCCCTCGTCGCCGGGAAGGCGTTCGCGGCCGGGGTCCGCGCGCTCGTCCAGGCATTGATGGTGCTGATCCTCGCCGCGATCCTGGGCGTCGGGCTGACCGTGAACCCGCTGAAGCTGCTCGCGATGGCCGTCGTGCTGGTGCTCGGGTCGGCGTTCTTCTGCTGTCTGTCCATCGTCATCGCCGGGGTCGTGCTGTCGCGCGAACGGCTGATGGGCATCGGGCAGGCGATCACGATGCCGCTGTTCTTCGGGTCGAACGCGCTCTACCCGGTGGACCTGATGCCGGGCTGGCTCAAGGTGCTCAGCCACGTCAACCCGCTGAGCTACCAGGTCGACGCCCTGCGCGGGCTGCTCATCGGCACCCCGGCCCACCTCGGGCTCGACTTCGCCGTCCTGATCGCCGCGACGGTGGTGGCGATTTCGGTCGCTTCGGCACTCCTCGGCAGGTTGGCCCGGTGA
- a CDS encoding pirin family protein encodes MSNIEADPAELACGDRPEAADPLRPAVEVLTPREVPLGGPRAMRVRRTLPQRSRSLIGAWCFADHYGPEDVAMDVAPHPHTGLQTVSWLFAGEVEHRDSLGTHAMVRPGELNLMTGGHGICHSEVSTPATKTLHGVQLWVALPERHRHTARGFHHYVPSVNRIEGAEIRVFLGSLAGRTSPIPTFTPLLGAELVLHPDAHMSLGVDPDFEHGVLVDSGAVTVAGTAVRAAELGYVGTGLRRLTLSNNGSTPARFLVLGGTPFDEEILMWWNFVGRTHEEIADFREAWQAESDQFGSVTGYAGTPQRLPAPELPAVRIKPRHNPAR; translated from the coding sequence ATGAGCAACATCGAGGCCGACCCCGCCGAGCTCGCCTGCGGCGACCGGCCCGAGGCGGCCGACCCGCTGCGCCCGGCCGTGGAAGTCCTCACCCCGCGCGAAGTACCGCTGGGCGGCCCGCGGGCGATGCGCGTGCGGCGGACGCTCCCCCAGCGGTCCCGCTCGCTCATCGGCGCGTGGTGCTTCGCCGATCACTACGGCCCGGAAGACGTCGCCATGGACGTCGCGCCGCACCCGCACACCGGCCTGCAGACGGTGAGCTGGCTGTTTGCGGGCGAGGTCGAACACCGCGACAGCCTGGGCACGCACGCGATGGTCCGGCCCGGCGAGCTCAACCTGATGACCGGCGGCCACGGCATCTGCCACTCGGAGGTCTCGACCCCGGCCACGAAGACGTTGCACGGCGTCCAGCTCTGGGTGGCGCTGCCCGAGCGGCACCGGCACACGGCCCGCGGCTTCCACCACTACGTGCCGTCGGTGAACCGGATCGAGGGCGCGGAGATCCGGGTGTTCCTCGGGTCGCTGGCCGGGCGCACGTCGCCGATCCCGACGTTCACCCCGTTGCTGGGCGCGGAACTGGTGCTGCACCCGGACGCCCACATGTCCCTCGGCGTCGACCCGGACTTCGAGCACGGCGTCCTCGTGGACTCCGGCGCGGTGACCGTCGCCGGCACCGCCGTCCGCGCGGCGGAGCTGGGTTACGTCGGCACCGGCCTGCGCCGCCTGACGTTGAGCAACAACGGATCCACGCCCGCGCGTTTCCTGGTGCTCGGCGGGACACCGTTCGACGAAGAGATCCTGATGTGGTGGAACTTCGTCGGCCGGACGCACGAGGAGATCGCGGACTTCCGCGAGGCGTGGCAAGCGGAGTCCGACCAGTTCGGCAGCGTCACCGGTTACGCGGGCACCCCGCAGCGGCTGCCGGCCCCGGAGTTGCCGGCGGTCCGCATCAAGCCACGCCACAACCCGGCTCGCTGA
- a CDS encoding MarR family winged helix-turn-helix transcriptional regulator, with protein sequence MTELAERLLGAVQGIRRVVRRRVRADVPSFPLPGAQVEVLRVVADHPGVGVAAAARELHLAANSVSTLVNQLVEAGLLHREPDPLDRRATRLELTAAATDRMAA encoded by the coding sequence ATGACCGAACTCGCCGAACGGCTCCTGGGCGCCGTCCAGGGCATCCGTCGGGTGGTGCGCCGCCGGGTTCGGGCCGACGTCCCGAGCTTTCCCCTGCCCGGCGCGCAGGTCGAGGTCCTGCGCGTGGTCGCCGACCACCCCGGCGTCGGCGTCGCGGCGGCCGCGCGCGAACTGCACCTGGCGGCCAACTCCGTCAGCACCCTGGTCAACCAGCTCGTCGAAGCCGGGCTGCTGCACCGTGAACCCGACCCCCTCGACCGGCGCGCGACCCGGCTGGAGCTCACCGCCGCGGCCACCGACCGGATGGCCGCCTGA
- a CDS encoding ABC transporter ATP-binding protein — protein MTEPAVRCTDLTHSFGATRAVDGVDLEIHPGEVFGLLGPNGAGKTTTLRMITTLLPTGPGRITVCGLDVARRKMAVRRLIGYVPQQLSADGALTGRENVALFARLFDVPRARRADEVGRALDLVGLTGDADRTAKGYSGGMIRRLELAQALVSSPRLLILDEPTIGLDPVARSAVWERIAQIRAETGMTVLVTTHYMDEAEQYCDRVALMHTGKIRALGTPAELEADLGPESTLDDVFRAVTGDRLASAEGGIRSVRATRRTARRLG, from the coding sequence GTGACCGAACCCGCGGTGCGGTGCACCGACCTCACTCACTCCTTCGGCGCGACGCGCGCGGTGGACGGCGTCGACCTGGAGATCCACCCCGGCGAGGTGTTCGGCCTGCTCGGCCCGAACGGCGCCGGCAAGACCACCACGCTGCGGATGATCACCACGCTGCTGCCCACCGGGCCCGGCCGGATCACGGTGTGCGGCCTCGACGTCGCCCGCCGGAAGATGGCCGTGCGGCGGCTGATCGGCTACGTCCCGCAGCAGCTGTCCGCCGACGGCGCGCTGACCGGCCGCGAGAACGTCGCCCTGTTCGCCCGGCTCTTCGACGTCCCCCGCGCCCGGCGCGCCGACGAGGTCGGGCGCGCGCTCGACCTGGTCGGCCTGACCGGCGACGCCGACCGCACGGCCAAGGGCTACTCCGGCGGCATGATCCGCCGCCTCGAGCTGGCTCAGGCCCTGGTCAGCTCCCCGCGGCTGCTCATCCTCGACGAGCCGACGATCGGGCTCGACCCGGTCGCCCGCTCGGCGGTGTGGGAGCGGATCGCGCAGATCCGCGCCGAGACCGGGATGACCGTGCTCGTCACCACGCACTACATGGACGAGGCCGAGCAGTACTGCGACCGCGTCGCGCTGATGCACACCGGCAAGATCCGCGCGCTGGGCACCCCGGCCGAGCTCGAGGCCGACCTCGGCCCCGAGTCCACTTTGGACGACGTGTTCCGCGCGGTCACCGGCGACCGGCTCGCGAGTGCAGAAGGAGGGATCCGCAGTGTCCGTGCCACTCGCCGCACCGCCCGCCGTCTCGGCTGA
- a CDS encoding GNAT family N-acetyltransferase has translation MSSPLDNPTWTSLAGPHARFAERQGRVLRYPEDVAPFLGLPDDPGEQDWLDVATLGGPGATVVVASTFARPPAGWEVIEALPGVQLVDEGVAAAEDPEAVRLGPADVPEMLDLVARTQPGPFRKRTVELGTYLGIRREGALVAMAGERLHPPGYTEISAVCTDPAFRGQGLGTRLVHAVAFGIRARGETPMMHAAARNTSAIRLYQSLGFVLRHRPDFVAVRVPA, from the coding sequence ATGTCTTCTCCGCTGGACAACCCGACCTGGACGTCGCTGGCCGGGCCGCACGCCCGCTTCGCCGAGCGGCAGGGGCGCGTGCTGCGGTACCCGGAAGACGTCGCGCCCTTCCTGGGGCTGCCCGACGACCCCGGCGAGCAGGACTGGCTCGACGTCGCGACGCTGGGCGGGCCCGGCGCGACCGTGGTCGTCGCCTCCACCTTCGCCCGGCCGCCTGCCGGGTGGGAGGTGATCGAGGCGCTGCCGGGGGTGCAGCTCGTCGACGAGGGGGTCGCGGCCGCCGAGGACCCGGAAGCCGTGCGGCTGGGGCCCGCGGACGTGCCGGAGATGCTCGACCTCGTCGCGCGGACGCAGCCCGGGCCGTTCCGGAAGCGGACCGTCGAGCTCGGCACCTACCTCGGGATCCGGCGTGAGGGCGCGCTCGTGGCGATGGCCGGGGAGCGGCTGCACCCGCCCGGCTACACCGAGATCAGCGCCGTCTGCACCGACCCGGCGTTCCGCGGGCAGGGCCTGGGCACGCGGCTCGTGCACGCGGTCGCGTTCGGCATCCGCGCGCGGGGCGAGACGCCGATGATGCACGCGGCCGCGCGCAACACCTCGGCGATCCGGCTCTACCAGTCGCTCGGGTTCGTGCTGCGGCACCGGCCGGACTTCGTCGCGGTGCGGGTGCCGGCCTGA
- a CDS encoding single-stranded DNA-binding protein, protein MAGETLVTVVGNLTTDPELRFTPAGAAVANFTVASTPRTLDRESGQWRDGDAMFLRCSVWRQYAENVAESLGRGARVVVHGRLRQRSYDTKEGEKRTVLELDVDEIGPSLRYATAKVTKAVRVGDGTGGGAWMPEPVAAGVGEPPF, encoded by the coding sequence ATGGCAGGCGAAACGCTGGTCACGGTGGTCGGCAACCTGACGACGGACCCCGAGCTGCGGTTCACCCCGGCCGGCGCCGCGGTCGCGAACTTCACGGTCGCGTCCACGCCGCGCACGCTGGACCGCGAGTCCGGCCAATGGCGCGACGGTGACGCGATGTTCCTGCGCTGCAGCGTGTGGCGGCAGTACGCGGAGAACGTCGCGGAGTCGCTCGGGCGCGGCGCGCGCGTGGTCGTCCACGGCCGGCTGAGACAGCGGTCGTACGACACGAAGGAGGGCGAGAAGCGCACCGTGCTGGAACTGGACGTCGACGAGATCGGCCCGTCGCTGCGGTACGCCACGGCGAAGGTGACCAAGGCCGTCCGGGTCGGCGACGGCACGGGAGGTGGCGCCTGGATGCCGGAACCGGTGGCCGCCGGGGTGGGGGAACCGCCCTTCTGA
- a CDS encoding nitroreductase/quinone reductase family protein, with translation MPSDFSLKAMNAVHRGLVKITGGRLGWNAAAMPVLELTTVGRKSGQPRSVMLTSPHQEGDALVVVASRGGDDTHPAWFLNLRDNPDVEVSVKGAPRRPMLARVADGEERARLWPKITAEFKNYAGYQTKTEREIPLVFLEPK, from the coding sequence ATGCCGAGCGACTTCAGCCTCAAAGCGATGAACGCCGTCCACCGCGGTCTGGTCAAGATCACCGGCGGCCGGCTGGGCTGGAACGCCGCCGCCATGCCGGTCCTGGAGCTGACCACCGTGGGCCGCAAGAGCGGGCAGCCGCGGTCGGTCATGCTGACCTCGCCGCACCAGGAGGGTGACGCGCTGGTCGTCGTCGCCTCGCGCGGGGGCGACGACACGCACCCCGCGTGGTTCCTGAACCTGCGCGACAACCCGGACGTCGAGGTGTCGGTCAAGGGCGCGCCGCGGCGGCCGATGCTCGCCCGGGTCGCCGACGGCGAGGAGCGGGCCCGGCTGTGGCCGAAGATCACCGCCGAGTTCAAGAACTACGCGGGCTACCAGACGAAGACCGAGCGGGAGATCCCGCTCGTGTTCCTCGAACCGAAGTAG
- a CDS encoding transglycosylase domain-containing protein, translating into MANLDSVNRGRGVVPFVGFCVLAGILAAGTVAPAAIGAGLLSNEVSDSVDAISAQLAAADPPLTTTVTDRDGAPIATLYSQYRLPVTAAGIATTMKAAIIGVEDRRFYTEGGVDLQGMARAAVNDSAGGSLQGASTITQQYVKNYLVNVVDRTDPAAQQADREDSLARKLREAKMAVQLNDTMSKDDILASYLNVVEFSGTVYGVGAAAKAYFGTTADKLTVPQAALLAGMVNNPSIYNPYSHPDKATQRRNTVIDDMVTNGSLPAAYAATAKDAPLGLLPGGPVTPSGTCMGAAPDAGFFCTYAETYLAHAGFTPDQLATGGYTIKTTLDPRVSQVAKDAVDANVPTTQDGVANTFAVVQPGANGHQVLAMVANRNFGTDPAKGETSTDIVADASNEFGAGSSFKIFTSAAAMVTGKAGLDTPLPNPDSQCFTPPNADSHTACYTVHNDGHYADPITLADGLATSPNVAFVGLENEVGMPAVLDMAQKLGLRNTLATNDAGAVPDPKSSNPQYNEPQSKYFQNLLSFTLGNSPVSPLEMANVSATLMSGGVWCPPNPILSVTDRNGNAVSVPQQACEQVIPTGVANTLEAGLSKDTTSGTSAQAAHAAGWTRPDIGKTGTTQQSESVAFVGGVDGYAVSSMVFADGSHPREICPGTPVHLGNCGHGAFGGTVAAPPYFHAMSRLLAGVPDQQIPGPDPAYLAARS; encoded by the coding sequence ATGGCTAATCTCGATTCCGTGAATCGTGGCCGGGGCGTGGTCCCCTTTGTCGGTTTTTGTGTGCTCGCCGGAATTCTGGCGGCCGGCACGGTGGCGCCCGCCGCCATCGGCGCCGGCCTGCTGTCGAATGAGGTCAGCGATTCCGTCGACGCCATTTCCGCACAGCTCGCGGCGGCCGATCCGCCGCTGACGACCACGGTGACCGACCGCGACGGCGCCCCGATCGCGACGCTGTACTCGCAGTACCGGCTGCCGGTGACCGCGGCCGGGATCGCGACGACCATGAAGGCCGCGATCATCGGCGTCGAGGACCGCCGCTTCTACACCGAAGGCGGCGTCGACCTGCAGGGCATGGCGCGGGCGGCGGTCAACGACAGCGCCGGCGGCTCGCTGCAGGGCGCGTCGACGATCACCCAGCAGTACGTCAAGAACTACCTCGTGAACGTCGTCGACCGGACCGACCCGGCGGCCCAGCAAGCCGACCGCGAGGACTCGCTCGCCCGCAAGCTGCGCGAGGCGAAAATGGCCGTCCAGCTCAACGACACGATGAGCAAGGACGACATTCTGGCCAGTTACCTCAACGTGGTCGAATTCAGCGGAACGGTGTACGGCGTCGGAGCCGCGGCAAAAGCGTACTTCGGGACGACGGCGGACAAACTGACCGTGCCGCAGGCCGCGCTGCTCGCCGGAATGGTGAACAACCCGAGCATCTACAACCCGTACTCGCACCCGGACAAAGCGACCCAGCGCCGCAACACGGTGATCGACGACATGGTCACCAACGGCTCGCTGCCCGCGGCCTACGCCGCGACGGCCAAGGACGCCCCGCTCGGGCTGCTGCCCGGCGGCCCGGTCACCCCGTCGGGCACGTGCATGGGCGCGGCGCCGGACGCGGGGTTCTTCTGCACCTACGCCGAGACCTACCTCGCGCACGCCGGCTTCACGCCGGACCAGCTCGCGACCGGTGGCTACACGATCAAGACCACGCTGGACCCGCGCGTCTCGCAGGTGGCGAAGGACGCCGTCGACGCGAACGTGCCGACGACCCAGGACGGCGTGGCCAACACCTTCGCCGTCGTGCAGCCGGGCGCGAACGGGCACCAGGTGCTCGCCATGGTCGCCAACCGGAACTTCGGCACCGACCCGGCGAAGGGTGAGACGTCCACCGACATCGTGGCCGACGCGAGCAACGAGTTCGGCGCGGGCTCGTCGTTCAAGATCTTCACCTCGGCCGCGGCGATGGTCACCGGCAAGGCCGGCCTGGACACGCCGCTGCCGAACCCGGACAGCCAGTGCTTCACGCCGCCGAACGCCGACAGCCACACCGCCTGCTACACCGTCCACAACGACGGCCACTACGCCGACCCGATCACCCTCGCCGACGGGCTCGCGACGTCGCCGAACGTCGCGTTCGTCGGGCTCGAGAACGAGGTCGGGATGCCCGCCGTGCTCGACATGGCGCAAAAGCTGGGGCTGCGCAACACCCTCGCGACGAACGACGCGGGCGCGGTGCCCGACCCGAAGTCGTCGAACCCGCAGTACAACGAACCGCAGTCGAAGTACTTCCAGAACCTGCTCTCGTTCACCCTCGGCAACAGCCCGGTCAGCCCGCTGGAGATGGCCAACGTCTCGGCGACGCTGATGAGCGGCGGCGTCTGGTGCCCGCCGAACCCGATCCTGTCGGTCACCGACCGGAACGGCAACGCCGTGTCCGTGCCGCAGCAGGCGTGCGAGCAGGTCATCCCCACCGGCGTCGCGAACACGCTCGAAGCGGGCCTGAGCAAGGACACCACGAGCGGCACGTCGGCCCAGGCCGCGCACGCGGCGGGCTGGACGCGCCCGGACATCGGCAAGACGGGCACGACCCAGCAGAGCGAGTCGGTCGCGTTCGTCGGCGGCGTCGACGGCTACGCCGTGTCGTCCATGGTGTTCGCCGACGGTTCGCACCCGCGGGAGATCTGCCCGGGCACACCCGTGCACCTGGGCAACTGCGGGCACGGCGCGTTCGGCGGCACGGTCGCCGCGCCGCCGTACTTCCACGCCATGAGCCGGCTGCTGGCCGGCGTGCCGGACCAGCAGATCCCCGGGCCGGACCCGGCGTACCTGGCGGCCCGGTCGTGA
- a CDS encoding PhoU domain-containing protein has protein sequence MPTAFQKELVTLAHRLADLCGLVAGTLEVATRALLESDLTLGGRVREQAAAVTALGAACEDQACALLALHAPREEDVKAVVAAVHTAADLTRMGGLADEVADRVRRVPVDARPAFTRLAAHAVAAARDLQKILTGADAGLAEAVEGTEAAERELREWAGSLERPHGAVDVVLLAAAHVRFAGTAARIARRAGGFARLPAVSA, from the coding sequence ATGCCGACGGCGTTTCAGAAGGAGCTCGTCACCCTGGCCCACCGGCTCGCGGACCTGTGCGGGCTGGTCGCGGGCACGCTCGAGGTGGCCACGCGCGCCCTGCTCGAAAGTGACCTCACGCTGGGCGGACGCGTGCGGGAACAGGCCGCGGCGGTGACCGCGCTGGGGGCCGCCTGCGAGGACCAGGCGTGCGCGCTGCTGGCCCTGCACGCCCCGCGCGAGGAGGACGTCAAGGCGGTCGTCGCCGCTGTGCACACCGCCGCGGATCTCACTCGGATGGGTGGTCTCGCGGACGAGGTCGCGGACCGGGTGCGGCGGGTGCCGGTGGACGCGCGGCCCGCGTTCACGCGGCTGGCCGCGCACGCGGTCGCCGCCGCGCGGGACCTGCAGAAGATCCTCACCGGAGCGGACGCCGGGCTCGCCGAAGCCGTCGAAGGCACCGAAGCGGCCGAGCGGGAGCTGCGCGAGTGGGCCGGGTCCCTTGAGCGGCCGCACGGCGCGGTCGACGTCGTGCTGCTCGCCGCGGCCCACGTCCGGTTCGCCGGGACGGCCGCCCGGATCGCCCGCCGGGCCGGCGGGTTCGCGCGGCTCCCGGCGGTCAGTGCCTAG
- a CDS encoding zinc-ribbon domain-containing protein gives MLIWGYRTRIFVLAMTTFLCGRCGNPASHAVRKSVTKFTLFFIPLFPIHVKYTAQCTFCGIENRIPKEDAVRLQAQEEQAQQQASQPYPQHPSQGFPQQGFQPPHPSQPQGFQQPGPNPQQGEFPQQGR, from the coding sequence ATGCTGATCTGGGGCTACCGCACGAGGATCTTCGTGCTGGCGATGACGACGTTCCTCTGCGGCCGCTGCGGCAACCCCGCCTCGCACGCCGTCCGCAAGTCGGTCACGAAGTTCACGCTCTTCTTCATCCCGCTGTTCCCAATCCACGTCAAGTACACGGCGCAGTGCACGTTCTGCGGGATCGAGAACCGGATCCCGAAGGAGGACGCCGTCCGGCTGCAGGCGCAGGAGGAGCAGGCGCAGCAGCAGGCGTCGCAGCCCTACCCGCAGCACCCGTCCCAGGGGTTCCCGCAGCAGGGTTTCCAGCCGCCGCACCCGTCGCAGCCGCAGGGCTTCCAGCAGCCGGGCCCGAACCCCCAGCAGGGCGAGTTCCCGCAGCAGGGCCGCTGA
- a CDS encoding APC family permease gives MAGSEAGALRRDALGTPGVVFLVLAAVAPLTGIIVVASLGIALGDGGGMPGAFLLAAVILVLFGVGYAQMSKVVVGAGGFYGYVTRGLAARSAWSRRSSRSWATTASWPARSARAGSSRPTSSSRSSGGTRRGRCGASCRPSRCSRSGGARTGLDVHAFHPSVVFSGSAGIAFLFAFNAFVGFEATGLFSEEARDPHRTISRATYTAIVLIGVFAAVTTWAVVSATGVEQAGAAARDHLSAGDLVFAISGTDLGPVLTDVMMLLLVVSLFAALLALHNSATRYLFALGRAHGGGARARWPRPDRRDDPGDPQLPHPRRFRRAGDRPAAVAAGGGAGRRAGPGGLAATPAAGRLRGPGRPRRLTRRALARSRRYLAFQPLPVPRPGR, from the coding sequence ATGGCCGGATCGGAAGCGGGCGCCCTGCGCCGGGACGCCCTCGGCACGCCGGGGGTGGTGTTCCTCGTGCTGGCCGCGGTCGCCCCGCTCACCGGCATCATCGTCGTGGCCTCGCTCGGGATCGCCCTCGGCGACGGCGGCGGCATGCCCGGCGCGTTCCTGCTCGCCGCGGTGATCCTGGTGCTCTTCGGCGTCGGCTACGCCCAGATGAGCAAGGTCGTCGTCGGCGCGGGCGGGTTCTACGGCTACGTCACGCGCGGGCTGGCCGCCCGCTCGGCCTGGTCGCGGCGCTCGTCGCGCTCCTGGGCTACAACTGCTTCGTGGCCGGCGCGGTCGGCACGAGCGGGTTCTTCACGGCCAACGTCGTCGAGCAGGTCTTCGGGTGGCACACGCCGTGGCCGCTGTGGAGCCTCGTGTCGGCCGTCGCGGTGTTCGCGCTCGGGCGGCGCCCGGACCGGCCTGGACGTCCACGCCTTCCACCCCAGCGTGGTGTTCTCCGGCTCGGCCGGGATCGCCTTCCTGTTCGCCTTCAACGCTTTCGTCGGGTTCGAGGCGACCGGCCTGTTCAGCGAGGAGGCCCGCGACCCGCACCGGACGATCTCCCGCGCGACCTACACCGCGATCGTGCTGATCGGCGTCTTCGCCGCGGTCACGACGTGGGCGGTCGTCAGCGCGACCGGCGTCGAGCAGGCCGGGGCGGCCGCGCGGGACCACCTCTCGGCGGGTGACCTCGTGTTCGCCATCAGCGGTACCGACCTGGGCCCGGTCCTCACCGACGTGATGATGCTGCTGCTGGTCGTCAGCCTGTTCGCCGCGCTGCTGGCGCTGCACAACTCCGCGACGCGGTACCTGTTCGCGCTCGGCCGCGCGCACGGCGGTGGCGCCCGCGCTCGGTGGCCTCGGCCTGATCGCCGTGACGACCCTGGCGATCCTCAACTTCCCCACCCTCGCCGGTTCCGACGCGCCGGCGATCGCCCTGCTGCCGTGGCTGCCGGCGGTGGCGCTGGTCGCCGGGCTGGCCCTGGCGGCCTGGCTGCGACGCCGGCGGCCGGACGTCTACGCGGGCCTGGCCGACCTCGACGGCTGACCCGGCGGGCGTTGGCCAGATCCCGGCGCTATCTGGCATTCCAGCCACTCCCGGTGCCGCGGCCGGGCCGATAA
- a CDS encoding VOC family protein, with protein MASRLNPYLSFEDNARQAMEFYETVFGGKLTVHTFGSFGAPDGPEAEKVMHAQLDTDGGYTLMASDTPEGMEYHPGTNITVSLSGDDADDLRTYWDKLSAGGTVTVPFEKQAWADEFGCCIDKFGIPWMVNIGH; from the coding sequence ATGGCTTCCCGCCTGAACCCGTACCTGAGCTTCGAGGACAACGCCCGCCAGGCCATGGAGTTCTACGAGACGGTGTTCGGGGGCAAGCTCACCGTGCACACGTTCGGGTCATTCGGTGCGCCTGACGGGCCGGAGGCCGAGAAGGTCATGCACGCCCAGCTGGACACCGACGGCGGCTACACGCTGATGGCGTCCGACACCCCCGAGGGGATGGAATACCACCCGGGCACGAACATCACCGTCAGCCTCAGCGGGGACGACGCCGACGACCTGCGGACCTACTGGGACAAGCTGAGCGCGGGCGGCACCGTGACGGTTCCGTTCGAAAAGCAGGCGTGGGCCGACGAATTCGGTTGCTGCATCGACAAGTTCGGCATCCCGTGGATGGTGAACATCGGGCACTAG